The Toxoplasma gondii ME49 unplaced genomic scaffold asmbl.1488, whole genome shotgun sequence genome contains the following window.
CATCTCCTATCTGTTTcagcgcttctctgtctaGTCGGATGCAAAAATGCCGACGCTTTACGACTCTCTGAAAACTCGATTCCTTCTCAGGGGCCTGCCGCCGCAAGCCTGCTCGGCGTGCAGCCCCTCCGTGAGCTTGTGCACCCTCTAGAGTTTCATTCGtatcctccttctctccgccatcttcgttttttcgtgACGGCGCCGCTGTCTAAGATGCCCAGCCAGGTAGCGGCCACTCGAGGGAACGGAACGATCTACGCAAAGACCATGGACAGTGAGGGCTCATCGAAACAGAGCGCACTGCCCCGAGAACCGCATTCGATGGTACTTGCGATTCTGTCATCGCGAATCCACGAAGGACTCCCTAGGGACCCGCCCGAAATCTTCCCTTCGGGTGTACCCGCGGGTGCGTCTGTcatttcttccctctttcgttcttcgtcgccgttGTCCACTGATAGTGCCCCCAATGTGACTCCCCCCTTGGGGACTCTAGTTTTAATCGAAGCAACTCCGGAGGTCGCTGGTGACACCTCTAAGCCTTGCGCTT
Protein-coding sequences here:
- a CDS encoding hypothetical protein (encoded by transcript TGME49_324700~Signal peptide predicted by SignalP 2.0 HMM (probability 0.928) with cleavage site probability 0.636 at residue 19), which encodes HLLSVSALLCLVGCKNADALRLSENSIPSQGPAAASLLGVQPLRELVHPLEFHSYPPSLRHLRFFVTAPLSKMPSQVAATRGNGTIYAKTMDSEGSSKQSALPREPHSMVLAILSSRIHEGLPRDPPEIFPSGVPAGASVISSLFRSSSPLSTDSAPNVTPPLGTLVLIEATPEVAGDTSKPCASPGTLPPSSSGVADSSSSCRLPASCVPSASLLTAAASAASCCDALVMPLSYPHLGAPLSLLGQREPHLLLLSASVQQQFHILSSFSTRHPRSGAAERVSDVTDIPLEASGNSATSPLSAPLPSHDLASQRRSDGRYRGRAREHEGNEKTEPCSEYRCANRTFICDHSELEKIVTKRKPLIICHR